A window of Paraburkholderia sp. ZP32-5 genomic DNA:
ATGCCGCGAGCGGTGCGTGCGCACGAAACCCTATGGAGGCGTTGCATGGATTTCCAGTACTCGCACAAGGTCAGGGATTTGCAGCAGCGTCTGACCGCGTTCATGGACGAATACGTCTATCCCGCCGAGGCGGTGTTCGAAGCGCAGATGGATGCGGCGCGCGATGCGGGCAATCGCTGGCAGCCGGCGCCGGTCATCGAGGACTTGAAGCACAAGGCGAAAGCGGCCGGCTTGTGGAATCTGTTCCTGCCCGAATCGAAATATGGTGCAGGGCTCACGAATCTCGAATACGCGCCGCTGTGCGAAATCATGGGGCGCTCGCATATCGGCGCGGAGCCGTTCAATTGCTCGGCGCCCGACACCGGCAATATGGAAACGCTGGTGCGCTATGCGACGCCCGAGCAGCAACAGCAATGGCTGCTGCCGCTGCTCGACGGCACGATCCGTTCCGCGTTCGCGATGACGGAGCCGGACGTGGCGTCTTCGGATGCGACCAATATCGAGGCGAGCATCGAGCGCGACGGCGATCACTACGTGCTGAACGGCCGCAAATGGTGGACGTCGGGCGCGAACGATCCGCGCTGCAAGATCCTGATCTTCATGGGCAAGTCGAATCCCGATCACACGAACCGGCATCAGCAGCAGTCGATGATTCTCGTGCCGCGGGACACGCCCGGCGTCAACGTGCTGCGTCATCTGCCGGTGTTCGGTTACGACGACGCGCCACACGGTCACGCCGAAATCCTGTTCGATAACGTGCGCGTGCCGGCGAGCAATATGCTGCTCGGCGAAGGGCGCGGTTTCGAAATCGCGCAGGGCCGTCTCGGGCCGGGCCGCATTCATCACTGCATGCGGCTGATTGGGCGCGCCGAACGCGCGCTCGAAGCAATGTGCCGACGCTCGCTCGATCGCGTTGCGTTCGGCAAGCCGATCGCGGAGCAGGGCGTCACGCGCGAACGGATCGCCAATGCACGCATCATGATCGATCAGACGCGTTTTCTCGTGCTCAATGCCGCGCACAAGATGGACACGGTCGGCAACAAGGACGCGCGTCAGGAGATTGCGATGATCAAAGTCGCCGCGCCGAGCATGGCCTGCCAGGTGATCGACTGGGCGATGCAGGCGCATGGCGGCGGCGCGGTCAGCGACGACTTCGGCCTCGCGCGCGCGTACGCCAGTTCGCGCACGCTGCGATTCGCCGATGGCCCCGACGAAGTGCATCGCAATGCAATCGCGAGTATGGAGCTTGGGCGCTATCTCGCGTGCTGAGCGCGGACTTGCCTCCAAACTCGTCGCTTCGAAACCCGTCGCCTCTAAAAAATCCGGAGACGCCTATGAACGAACGCCATTACCCGCATTGGCCGCCGCAAGTGCCGTTGCATCTGACGCTGCCGCAAACCAACCTGTTCTATAACGCCGAAGTCGCGGCGGCGCGGTTTCCCGACAAGCCGTTCATCATCTATTACGGCACGCCGGTCACGTTCGCGCGCTTCAAGGACGAAGCGGAGCGCGTTGCGGGCTATTTGCAGCACGAGTGCGGTGTGAAAGCAGGGGACCGCGTGCTGCTCTATATGCAGAACAGTCCGCAATGGATCATCGCGTACTACGGCATTCTGCGCGCGAATGCGGTGGTGGTGCCCGTCAATCCGATGAACATGAGCGCGGAACTCGCGCACTATGTCGAGGACAGCGAGGCGCGCACGATCATCGCGCCGCAGTGTCTGTTCGATAACGTCGCGCCGCTGATCGGCGCTGGTCCAGGGCAGGGCATCGAGCATGTGATCGTTGCGACGTATAGCGATTATTTGCAGCAAGCGTCGCCGGTGACGGTGCCCGAATTCGTCGCCGCGCCGCGCAGAGCATTCGATTGCGTGGGTGTCACGTCATGGCAGAACGTGCTCGATCGGCATCTGATGCCGGGGCCGCTCACCATGGGTCCCGACGATCTGTGCGTGATGCCGTACACGTCCGGCACGACCGGTCGCCCGAAAGGCTGCATGCATACGCATCGCAGCGTGATGAGTACGTTGCTCGGCGGCTGCGTGTGGTTCGGTTCGGCGGCCGACGGCGTGCATCTGTCGGTGCTGCCGTTCTTTCACGTGACCGGCATGCAGGGCGGTATGAATAGCGCGGTGTTCTCGGGCGCAACGATCGTCGTGATGTCGCGCTGGGATCGAGATGCGGCCGCGCAGAGCATGCAGAAATACCGCATCAGCGCATGGCAGTCGATCTCGACGATGATGGTCGATTTCCTGTCGAACCCGCGGCTCGGCGAATACGATCTGTCGAGCCTCACCGGCACGCGCGGCGGCGGCGCGGCGATGCCCGATGCGATCGCGAAGAAGCTGAAGGCGCTGACCGGGCTCGATTATGTCGAAGGCTATGGGATGTCGGAGACGATCGCGGGTACGCATATTAATCCGCCGCATCGGCCGAAGCCGCAATGCCTCGGCATTCCGGTGTTCGATGTCGACTCGCGCGTGATCGATCCGGTCACGTTGCGGGAGTTGCCGCAAGGCGAGACCGGCGAGATCGTCGTCAACGCGCCGCAGGTGATGCGCGGCTACTGGCGCAATCAGAAGGCCACCGACGAGGCCTTTATCGAACTCGACGGCAAGCGTTTCCTGCGCACCGGCGACCTCGGGCATATCGACGCGGACGGCTATTTCTTCATGACCGACCGGCTCAAGCGCATGATCAATGCGTCGGGCTACAAGGTGTGGCCGGCCGAAGTCGAAGCGCTGATGTATCGCCATCCGGCGATTCACGAGGTGTGCGTGATCGGCGTGAAAGACGAAAAGCGTGGTGAGAGCGTCAAGGCTCTGGTGGTGCTGGACGCCGCGCATATGGGCAAGATTAGCGAGCAGGAAATCATCGACTGGGCGCGTGAACAGATGGCTGTGTACAAGGCACCGCGTATCGTCGAATTCGTCGCGTCGTTGCCGAAGTCGGGTAGCGGGAAGATTCTGTGGCGCAAGTTGCAGGAAGAGGACGCGGCGCGTGCGAGGACCGACGTATGAAGCGTTTCGCGGCATAGGTCTCAACGCAT
This region includes:
- a CDS encoding acyl-CoA dehydrogenase family protein, with translation MDFQYSHKVRDLQQRLTAFMDEYVYPAEAVFEAQMDAARDAGNRWQPAPVIEDLKHKAKAAGLWNLFLPESKYGAGLTNLEYAPLCEIMGRSHIGAEPFNCSAPDTGNMETLVRYATPEQQQQWLLPLLDGTIRSAFAMTEPDVASSDATNIEASIERDGDHYVLNGRKWWTSGANDPRCKILIFMGKSNPDHTNRHQQQSMILVPRDTPGVNVLRHLPVFGYDDAPHGHAEILFDNVRVPASNMLLGEGRGFEIAQGRLGPGRIHHCMRLIGRAERALEAMCRRSLDRVAFGKPIAEQGVTRERIANARIMIDQTRFLVLNAAHKMDTVGNKDARQEIAMIKVAAPSMACQVIDWAMQAHGGGAVSDDFGLARAYASSRTLRFADGPDEVHRNAIASMELGRYLAC
- a CDS encoding long-chain fatty acid--CoA ligase — encoded protein: MNERHYPHWPPQVPLHLTLPQTNLFYNAEVAAARFPDKPFIIYYGTPVTFARFKDEAERVAGYLQHECGVKAGDRVLLYMQNSPQWIIAYYGILRANAVVVPVNPMNMSAELAHYVEDSEARTIIAPQCLFDNVAPLIGAGPGQGIEHVIVATYSDYLQQASPVTVPEFVAAPRRAFDCVGVTSWQNVLDRHLMPGPLTMGPDDLCVMPYTSGTTGRPKGCMHTHRSVMSTLLGGCVWFGSAADGVHLSVLPFFHVTGMQGGMNSAVFSGATIVVMSRWDRDAAAQSMQKYRISAWQSISTMMVDFLSNPRLGEYDLSSLTGTRGGGAAMPDAIAKKLKALTGLDYVEGYGMSETIAGTHINPPHRPKPQCLGIPVFDVDSRVIDPVTLRELPQGETGEIVVNAPQVMRGYWRNQKATDEAFIELDGKRFLRTGDLGHIDADGYFFMTDRLKRMINASGYKVWPAEVEALMYRHPAIHEVCVIGVKDEKRGESVKALVVLDAAHMGKISEQEIIDWAREQMAVYKAPRIVEFVASLPKSGSGKILWRKLQEEDAARARTDV